The following are from one region of the Lytechinus pictus isolate F3 Inbred chromosome 4, Lp3.0, whole genome shotgun sequence genome:
- the LOC129258919 gene encoding centrosomal protein of 162 kDa-like has protein sequence MPRAPRLSQQELDDEFEQFLKESLSDDSMDFTSKRNRSPRRGKKEDTGTPWWMKGDDDYGLKSGRGKKNADNEPASTPSSMKWLKPKKQSTPLRDVQEEEDEEVPKGILKKGKRIEEKDEVESAKTSEVPRKQIRRDSLEEDDFDEKFEESRKRSGVIPEQASFEDTYSQSETTEGLTTGESISQDPYGGQSTMGSTGQDQYGGLSTFGSTGPGAETLEEMADKARFFKELEEKAERTVDYSRLNREADLSGTMGTMGTLPSAYMGSPEDTGQQVKKMEDLFPADSGNAGDIPAKKSSPNEKDQSDGGMLGKVALLDTIDTTLSPVKAPRRSPPAGGHGDAPSTNRGGFLNSGPTGLAPTDTRGLSTGGTTGELEALQAILREAADTPTLHLGEDMDHSVNKGNKERTIEDILREANQERHSKNDAQDETRSFSLEPAHYPSREDQGTRGLDLQPANQETGIGSHDTDVRGTDSEARGFALSPVSEGGEARGFNLQPASPVLRGMDLQSASGADIESIDSAQPVPSQARKPVSKKRTPSKQRGRFSHVRSSGYGPKQSGQKAAWSPADVGKQKVKGSEIPALNGRDDKSQRHLLASVDSFASYLHDQFADGRRTTPPLKQSTDEPILSASMREAKLHTLSRERALVAEVNEWQQQWQEERRLNAKMRAEITDLQRECERKETQLRLEHEKEIFKLKQENFVLVAKLNSQDDQDKARRRELVSGKTPEGVSQEEQLKLMQREIVQQETLLQGYQQENERLFGEVKTLQGGNKENEARMFKENQRLQTEVGNLRELMEMKDRALRNKGIITGDRIQQEIAAGNTAVLGAGKIAELQAEIKEHEVCEATLRADARQLTQEKKELEDHIEQLVREKTRQQERLNSMRDGKNIEFKELQMKYEREMESLQKKVRWYTENQELLDRDAAALKEKDDQIAELKEQLKSGPNKPNSKNMEAQRRAKERAADAKKIQDLERQVREMNDIIRRRHPNSLPALIYAAASTSSPLPAEGKGQRSTEGQPRSITFLEDKVKRLEKELEGKEEGNKRGLRVVEQKYNAMKVRYEDRINSLESQVEQYETGRQSQTRPHTSVTALQKELDGIRERNKNQLLELEKENKELKKRLSKAVTSGMSGGDGNGKDGRIGRGLSEKELQGKLSQLALELGAKDKELELLKATVDRLMEERFHAMNAAESSKGKTKKLKRQGSKSEVVEESTKPYIPENFTGSHISDVLMENERLKHQLDDVTLEMEQQRVHLHAVLAEAEGATRQARERATEEMSSLRSHHQMEIERMKAERALMVGDSKMARLNSQVETHQVMVRELQDQLSEARLEIDRLQASRVRERVMETQVDQLRVELREAKENHTPEMKHFEALQAKIVALESRHIQRDKDLQLLVERATHSATSEKDQEILTLKGLVASKNMEIQRFRVELEAILEVLRELQRQGVVLPLDSQSVHSML, from the exons ATGCCTCGAGCACCAAGGCTGTCCCAACAAGAACTTGATGATGAATTTGAGCAGTTTCTCAAAGAG tcTCTTTCCGATGACTCCATGGATTTCACCAGCAAGCGGAATAGAAGTCCaagaagagggaagaaagaagacacCGGTACCCCATGGTGGATGAAAGGAGATGATGACTATGGACTGAAGAGTGGAAGAGGCAAGAAGAACGCTGATAATGAACCCGCTTCTACACCAA GCAGCATGAAATGGTTGAAACCCAAGAAACAATCTACTCCTCTTAGAGATGTTCAGGAAGAGGAAGATGAAGAAGTCCCGAAGGGCATTTTAAAgaag GGAAAACGTATAGAGGAGAAGGACGAAGTGGAGTCCGCAAAGACCTCTGAAGTTCCAAGAAAGCAGATCAGAAGAGATAGTTTAGAAGAAG ATGACTTTGATGAAAAGTTTGAGGAAAGTCGAAAAAGAAG TGGAGTCATACCAGAGCAAGCCAGCTTTGAGGATACATACAGTCAGTCAG AAACAACAGAAGGCCTTACAACTGGAGAATCAATCAGCCAGGATCCTTATGGAGGCCAGAGCACTATGGGCTCCACCGGTCAGGATCAATACGGAGGCCTGAGCACCTTCGGATCTACCGGACCAGGAGCCGAGACGCTTGAAGAGATGGCTGACAAGGCAAGGTTCTTCAAGGAGCTTGAAGAGAAAGCAGAGAGAACCGTAGACTATAGTAGACTGAACAGAGAGGCTGATCTATCAGGCACTATGGGTACCATGGGGACACTCCCATCGGCTTACATGGG ATCTCCAGAGGACACTGGCCAACAGGTCAAGAAGATGGAAGATTTGTTTCCAGCAGACTCTG GTAATGCAGGCGATATTCCGGCGAAGAAGTCTTCTCCAAATGAAAAG GACCAATCTGATGGCGGTATGCTAGGGAAAG TTGCTTTACTGGATACAATTGACACAACCCTTAGTCCAGTGAAAGCTCCAAGGAGATCTCCACCCGCAGGCGGGCATGGTGACGCCCCTTCTACCAATCGAGGAGGCTTCTTAAATTCTGGACCAACAGGTCTTGCTCCTACAGATACTAGAG GTCTAAGTACTGGTGGTACTACAGGAGAGTTGGAAGCTCTCCAGGCGATCTTGAGGGAAGCAGCGGACACACCTACCTTACACCTTGGTGAGGACATGGATCACTCGGTCAACAAGGGTAACAAGGAACGCACTATAGAAGATATACTACGGGAAGCAAATCAAGAAAGGCATTCTAAAAATGATG CCCAAGATGAGACCAGAAGTTTCAGTCTCGAGCCTGCGCACTATCCCTCCAGGGAAGATCAAGGGACGCGAGGGTTGGATTTACAACCAGCCAATCAGGAGACAGGGATTGGATCACATGACACAGATGTCCGTGGTACAGACTCCGAGGCCAGAGGGTTTGCTTTGAGTCCCGTCTCTGAAGGTGGGGAGGCGAGAGGTTTCAATCTTCAGCCTGCGTCACCTGTGCTTAGAGGGATGGATCTTCAATCGGCTAgt GGTGCTGACATCGAGTCCATTGACAGTGCCCAACCCGTGCCTTCTCAGGCACGGAAGCCAGTGTCCAAGAAAAGAACTCCATCTAAACAGAGAGGGCGCTTTTCACATGTTAGGAGCTCCGGATACGGACCAAAGCAGTCCGGTCAGAAGGCTGCTTGGTCACCGGCCGATGTTGGCAAGCAGAAGGTCAAGG GTTCTGAGATCCCAGCATTGAATGGAAGAGATGATAAATCCCAGAGACATCTTCTAGCTTCAGTGGATTCCTTTGCTTCGTACCTTCACGATCAGTTCGCTGATGGTAGAAGAACCACCCCACCCCTTAAA CAATCCACCGATGAGCCCATCCTTTCTGCCAGCATGCGGGAGGCCAAACTTCACACGCTATCTCGTGAGAGGGCGCTGGTCGCTGAGGTGAATGAATGGCAGCAGCAGTGGCAGGAGGAGAGACGTCTCAACGCCAAGATGAGAGCCGAGATAACGGACCTACAGAGGGAGTGTGAACGCAAAGAGACACAGCTGAGACTGGAGCATGAGAAGGAGATCTTCAAACTAAAGCAAGAGAATTTTGTTCTTGTTGCAAAA TTGAATAGCCAGGATGATCAGGACAAGGCCCGTAGAAGAGAGTTGGTTTCAGGGAAAACACCAGAAGGTGTGAGCCAAGAGGAGCAGCTCAAGCTGATGCAGAGAGAGATCGTCCAACAAGAGACATTGCTTCAAGGATACCAACAG GAGAATGAACGACTGTTTGGTGAGGTCAAGACACTCCAAGGAGGCAACAAAGAAAACGAGGCAAGGATGTTCAAAGAGAACCAGAGACTGCAAACGGAAGTCGGCAACCTAAG AGAGCTGATGGAGATGAAAGACAGAGCATTGAGGAACAAAGGCATCATCACAGGCGATAGAATACAGCAAGAGATAGCTGCAGGGAATACAGCTGTACTGGGAGCAGGAAAGATAGCGGAATTACAGGCAGAGATCAAAGAACATGAG GTATGTGAAGCTACATTAAGAGCGGATGCTAGACAGTTGACCCAGGAGAAGAAAGAACTTGAAGACCACATTGAGCAGCTAGTCAGAGAGAAGACTAGGCAACAGGAAAGACTGAATTCTATGAGAGAtggcaaaaatattgaattcaaG gaGTTGCAGATGAAGTACGAGCGTGAGATGGAATCCCTTCAGAAGAAAGTTAGATGGTACACTGAGAATCAAGAACTCTTGGACAGGGATGCAGCGGCTCTCAAGGAGAAAGATGATCAGATAGCGGAATTGAAAGAACAACTTAAGAGTGGTCCTAATAAG CCAAACAGTAAGAATATGGAGGCCCAAAGGAGAGCCAAAGAAAGAGCAGCTGATGCTAAGAAAATACAAGATCTAGAAAGACAG GTCCGAGAAATGAACGACATCATCAGAAGGCGACACCCGAACTCACTGCCTGCCCTCATCTACGCTGCTGCCTCCACCTCATCTCCACTCCCTGCTGAGGGCAAAGGCCAGAGGTCAACTGAAGGTCAACCAAGGTCAATAACCTTTTTGGAAGACAAGGTCaagaggttggagaaggaattGGAAGGGAAGGAGGAGGGCAACAAGAGAGGTCTTCGGGTTGTTGAGCAAAAGTACAATGCAATGAAG GTGAGATATGAAGACAGGATCAACTCTCTAGAGTCACAAGTAGAGCAGTACGAGACTGGTAGACAATCCCAGACCCGTCCCCACACCAGTGTGACAGCACTGCAGAAGGAGCTGGACGGCATTAGAGAACGGAACAAGAACCAGCTCCTGGAGCTGGAGAAGGAAAACAAGGAGCTTAAGAAACGATTGTCCAAGGCAGTGACATCAGGAATGAGTGGAGGAGATGGGAATGGAAAGGATGGACGGATAGGAAGAGGATTGAGTGAGAAGGAACTCCAAGGAAAGCTCTCTCAGCTGGCTTT AGAGCTTGGTGCTAAAGACAAGGAGCTTGAGCTACTAAAAgctacagtcgacagattgatgGAAGAAAGATTCCATGCAATGAATGCTGCAGAGAGTAGCAAAG GTAAAACTAAGAAGTTAAAGAGACAAGGAAGTAAATCAGAGGTGGTGGAGGAATCGACCAAGCCGTACATTCCAGAAAACTTCACTGGATCTCATATATCAGATGTTCTGATGGAGAATGAGAGACTAAAACATCAG CTGGATGATGTAACCTTAGAGATGGAACAGCAGAGGGTCCACCTTCATGCCGTGCTGGCCGAAGCGGAGGGCGCCACCAGACAGGCAAGAGAGAGAGCTACCGAAGAGATGTCATCGTTAAGATCGCATCATCAGATGGAGATTGAGAGGATGAAAGCCGAGAGAGCGTTGATGGTGGGAGATTCCAAGATGGCGAGGTTGAATAGTCAGGTGGAGACACATCAG GTGATGGTAAGAGAGCTACAAGACCAGCTGAGCGAGGCTCGTCTGGAGATAGACCGTCTCCAGGCCTCCAGGGTGAGGGAGCGTGTGATGGAGACGCAGGTGGATCAACTGAGGGTGGAGCTACGAGAGGCTAAGGAGAACCACACACCG GAGATGAAGCATTTTGAAGCACTGCAAGCCAAGATAGTAGCATTGGAAAGCAG ACATATCCAACGTGACAAAGACCTACAACTCTTGGTGGAGAGAGCTACTCACAGTGCTACTTCAGAGAAGGACCAAGAGATCTTGACTCTCAAAGGGCTTGTTGCATCCAAGAACATGGAGATTCAGAGGTTCCGAGTTGAGCTGGAGGCCATCCTAGAGGTTCTTAGAGAGCTTCAACGACAAGGTGTAGTTCTTCCTTTAGACAGCCAGTCAGTCCACTCTATGTTATGA